The genomic interval CTTCCAATCCTGACTTAATCTCATCTATCTCTTCTGTTTGTGAAAGGACATGAATCGTTTCGATGTTCTTTTCAGGTTCATTGGCTTTTTGTTTGTAATCAACAATTTTGTAAGTAGATAATGCAAAAGCCTCAGCTAAAGCATGTGCCGCGTCATTGCCAGCAACATTTTCTGAAACAAAAGTATCTAATGCAATCGTAACATCTTGTAATTTTGCCTCTTGGATTGTTTTGAAAATTTTTCCGAATGCTTCTCTTACAAAGTCAAATTCTATTTCTTTTTCTTTTCCTAAGCCAACAAAATATAAACGTTTTATCGCTAGTCTTCCTAGGGTAAGTATTTTAGTAATCGCCTTTTGTTTTGTAGACAAGTCTCCATCTTTTATTAAATCTGTGATTTGACCATCCAGCTGTGAATCCAATTCTGCTGCAAGACCTGATAATTTCCCATTGTGTTGATAAATTCCGATGACTAGTGTTTCATGTTGAATATTTTGTTCAAACTGATTATGTACCTTAAACAAAAAGAACACCTCGTTTTATTTTGATTTGCTAAAAGACCTTAACAAGTCTCGTAACGAATATAAAGGGGCGCTGGACACCAAAAAACTTCATACAAACGTAAAGCTTAAGAATCAACTAAAAAAGATGTTTTATGATCTAAAAGCTTAGTAGGAAGATATGCTATAATGAAGAAAATCTTTCATACATATCCTCATTTTAGCTACTTATCTGCCATTGTATACAAAGGTAAAGGTATCTGAAGCCTATTAATGTTTGGTATATGTATTACATATTTTATTGTAACAGATCATGAATCGTTTTAAACGAAATGTACTCTTTATCCTATCTCACAGCAATGAAAGGAGTATATACTTTGGATTTACTACATAATTTCCCCTTACTTGCGTCATTAGCTGCTATCTTTTTTGCTCAATTTGTGAAAGTACCAATCCAATTTATCGCTACGAGGAAATGGAATTGGTCTCTGTTAACAAGTACAGGCGGGATGCCCAGTTCACATTCAGCAGCTGTCACTGCTCTTTCTACAGGGGTTGCATTGGATCATGGACTAGAATCGTCCATCTTTGCGATATCTGCTGTTTTTGCCATTATTACGATGTTTGATGCAACTGGTGTCAGAAGACATGCAGGTGAACAAGCCACTGTTTTAAATAAGCTTGTGGTTGATTTCAATAAATTTGTAGAAGAAGCAAAAGTATGGCCGAAAAAAGCCGAACAAGAAAAACAGAAGCAGCTAAAAGAACTTCTTGGACACCAGCCTATTGAAGTTTTCTTTGGAGGGCTAACAGGTATTCTACTTACTCTATTTTTATATTTCTTATTTTTATAAAAAAAATGAGGATTGCACTGATTTAACCCGCCATGTCAGCTGGAACGGCAAGGTAAAAGCTGTTTTCTAATGATTACTATTAATCTCGGCGGTGTTCTTACACTCTCGTGAAATGCAGGTGATGATAATTGAGGCTGATTTCCATATGTCCTAGTAATACAGAGCTTGCCGTTTATCTAGGATTAAAAGATTACCTTGTGGCTCTGGATGATTTTTCAGATTGGCCGGCAGATATCTCTCATCTTCCAAGGCTTGGCCCAGACCTTTCAATCAATATGGATCTATTAGAAACATTTAAACCAGACTTAGTGCTGGCGTCTTTAAGTGTACCTGGTATGGAAAAAAATGTGGATGAACTAAAAAAGCGCAACATCCCACACATTGTATTTAACCCGCAATCTTTTAATGATATCGCTGAAAATCTTATTTCTTTAGGAAAAATAACAGGAAAAGAAAAGGAAACATCACATGCAATTGAGCACTATCAGCAAACTCTTTCTACATATAAAGAGATTGCAAAAAAAATTCAACATCCTAAATCAGTCTACTTCGAATGGTGGCCAAATCCTATTTTTACTCCCGGGAAAATCAATTGGTTAACAGAACTTTGTCAATTAGCAGGTGCTAAAAATGTTTTTGATGATGTTGAACTGGCTAGTGTCAAAACAACATGGGAAGATGTACATCGAAGAGATCCGGAACATATTTGCCTATCATGGGTCGGGGTAAAGCAGTCAAGGATGAAACGAGAACATGTTTTGAAAAGAAATGAAGCTTCCAACTTACGGGCTGTGCAAAATGGGCATATCCATCTATTAGAAGAGGCATTATTTTGC from Metabacillus sediminilitoris carries:
- a CDS encoding cobalamin-binding protein codes for the protein MRLISICPSNTELAVYLGLKDYLVALDDFSDWPADISHLPRLGPDLSINMDLLETFKPDLVLASLSVPGMEKNVDELKKRNIPHIVFNPQSFNDIAENLISLGKITGKEKETSHAIEHYQQTLSTYKEIAKKIQHPKSVYFEWWPNPIFTPGKINWLTELCQLAGAKNVFDDVELASVKTTWEDVHRRDPEHICLSWVGVKQSRMKREHVLKRNEASNLRAVQNGHIHLLEEALFCRPSPRLLIGLQKLAYILHPDMFPPPTKD
- a CDS encoding divergent PAP2 family protein → MDLLHNFPLLASLAAIFFAQFVKVPIQFIATRKWNWSLLTSTGGMPSSHSAAVTALSTGVALDHGLESSIFAISAVFAIITMFDATGVRRHAGEQATVLNKLVVDFNKFVEEAKVWPKKAEQEKQKQLKELLGHQPIEVFFGGLTGILLTLFLYFLFL